Proteins found in one Bacillus subtilis subsp. subtilis str. 168 genomic segment:
- the mutS gene encoding DNA mismatch repair recognition factor (Evidence 1a: Function from experimental evidences in the studied strain; PubMedId: 15375129, 16269814, 23998896, 26343983; Product type f: factor), translating into MAGYTPMIQQYLKIKAEHQDAFLFFRLGDFYEMFFEDAKKASQELEITLTSRDGGAAEKIPMCGVPYHSASAYIEQLIKKGYKVAICEQTEDPKAAKGVVKREVVQLITPGTVMDGKGIHESENNFIASVSACSNGYGLALSDLTTGENLAVLIERLEDVISEIYSVGAREIVVSGSLDADTVAQLRERCGATISIEDGETDEHVTIIEHLNNEDITKTFLRLYTYLKRTQKRSLDHLQPVQVYELEEAMKIDLYSKRNLELTETIRSKNKKGSLLWLLDETKTAMGGRLLKQWIDRPLIRVNQIEERQEMVETLMSHFFEREDLRERLKEVYDLERLAGRVAFGNVNARDLIQLKESLKQVPGIKQLVASLAHDKAKERAKRIDPCGDVLELLEEALYENPPLSVKEGNLIKDGYNQKLDEYRDASRNGKDWIARLEQQEREYTGIRSLKVGFNKVFGYYIEVTKANLHLLEEGRYERKQTLTNAERYITPELKEKEALILEAENNICELEYELFTELREKVKQYIPRLQQLAKQMSELDALQCFATISENRHYTKPEFSKDEVEVIEGRHPVVEKVMDSQEYVPNNCMMGDNRQMLLITGPNMSGKSTYMRQIALISIMAQIGCFVPAKKAVLPIFDQIFTRIGAADDLISGQSTFMVEMLEAKNAIVNATKNSLILFDEIGRGTSTYDGMALAQAIIEYVHDHIGAKTLFSTHYHELTVLEDKLPQLKNVHVRAEEYNGTVVFLHQIKEGAADKSYGIHVAQLAELPGDLIARAQDILKELEHSGNKPEVPVQKPQVKEEPAQLSFFDEAEKPAETPKLSKKEKQVIDAFKSLNILDMTPLEAMNEMYKLQKKLH; encoded by the coding sequence ATGGCCGGTTATACGCCTATGATACAGCAATATTTAAAAATAAAGGCAGAGCACCAGGATGCCTTTTTATTTTTTCGCCTGGGTGATTTTTATGAAATGTTTTTTGAGGACGCCAAAAAAGCGTCACAAGAGCTGGAAATTACGTTAACGAGCAGAGACGGCGGTGCGGCTGAAAAAATACCGATGTGCGGTGTGCCGTATCATTCTGCTTCCGCGTATATCGAACAGCTTATTAAAAAAGGATACAAAGTGGCGATCTGTGAACAGACGGAAGATCCGAAAGCCGCAAAGGGCGTTGTGAAAAGAGAAGTAGTTCAGCTGATTACGCCCGGAACTGTAATGGACGGCAAAGGCATCCATGAGTCGGAAAATAATTTTATCGCATCTGTTTCAGCCTGCTCGAACGGATACGGACTTGCTCTGTCTGATTTAACAACGGGAGAAAATTTGGCTGTTTTGATTGAACGGCTTGAAGACGTCATATCAGAAATTTATTCAGTCGGCGCACGGGAAATCGTGGTTTCAGGAAGCTTGGATGCCGATACAGTGGCACAGCTGAGAGAGCGGTGCGGTGCAACGATTTCAATTGAAGACGGAGAAACAGACGAACACGTAACGATCATTGAGCACTTAAATAATGAAGATATAACAAAAACATTTCTGCGCTTATATACGTATTTGAAAAGAACCCAAAAGCGCAGCCTTGATCATCTTCAGCCCGTGCAGGTGTATGAGCTTGAGGAAGCGATGAAAATTGACTTGTACTCAAAGCGTAATCTGGAGCTGACCGAAACGATTCGTTCGAAAAATAAAAAAGGCTCCCTTTTGTGGCTGCTGGATGAAACAAAAACGGCAATGGGAGGCCGGCTACTTAAACAGTGGATTGACCGGCCGCTTATCAGAGTCAATCAAATCGAAGAGCGCCAAGAAATGGTGGAAACATTAATGTCCCATTTCTTTGAACGGGAAGATCTGCGTGAACGTTTAAAAGAAGTATATGACTTAGAACGCCTTGCCGGCCGCGTTGCATTCGGAAATGTCAATGCCCGGGATTTGATTCAGCTGAAGGAATCGTTAAAGCAAGTGCCTGGCATCAAACAGCTGGTTGCTTCACTGGCTCATGACAAGGCCAAGGAACGTGCAAAGCGCATTGACCCTTGCGGGGATGTACTTGAACTGCTGGAAGAAGCGCTGTACGAAAACCCTCCTTTATCGGTAAAAGAAGGGAACCTGATTAAAGATGGTTATAATCAAAAGCTTGATGAATATCGTGATGCAAGCAGAAACGGAAAAGACTGGATTGCCCGCCTGGAACAGCAGGAGCGGGAATACACAGGCATTCGCTCTTTAAAGGTCGGCTTTAATAAAGTTTTCGGTTATTACATTGAAGTGACAAAAGCAAACTTGCATTTGCTTGAGGAAGGGCGTTATGAGCGGAAGCAGACGTTAACCAATGCAGAGCGCTACATTACACCTGAATTAAAAGAAAAAGAAGCGCTCATTTTAGAGGCGGAAAATAACATCTGTGAGCTGGAGTACGAGCTGTTTACCGAGCTGCGCGAGAAAGTGAAGCAGTATATTCCGCGGCTGCAGCAGCTTGCAAAACAGATGAGCGAGCTGGACGCACTGCAATGCTTTGCGACAATCAGTGAAAATCGCCACTACACGAAACCAGAGTTCTCTAAAGATGAAGTCGAAGTGATTGAAGGCAGACACCCGGTTGTTGAAAAAGTCATGGACAGCCAGGAATATGTCCCGAACAACTGTATGATGGGCGATAACAGACAAATGCTTCTCATTACAGGTCCAAACATGTCAGGGAAAAGCACGTATATGAGACAAATCGCGCTCATTTCCATTATGGCGCAAATCGGCTGCTTTGTACCCGCGAAAAAAGCGGTGCTCCCGATTTTCGATCAAATTTTTACGCGAATCGGCGCTGCAGATGATTTGATTTCCGGACAAAGTACATTTATGGTAGAAATGCTTGAAGCGAAAAATGCGATTGTCAATGCGACGAAAAACAGCCTCATTCTGTTTGATGAAATCGGGCGGGGAACGTCCACTTATGACGGCATGGCGCTGGCACAGGCGATTATTGAATATGTTCACGATCATATCGGCGCCAAGACGCTGTTCAGCACACACTATCACGAGCTGACCGTTCTTGAGGACAAGCTGCCCCAGCTGAAAAACGTTCATGTTCGCGCTGAAGAATATAACGGAACGGTTGTCTTTCTTCATCAAATTAAAGAAGGTGCGGCTGATAAAAGCTATGGTATCCATGTAGCTCAGCTTGCCGAACTGCCGGGAGATCTGATTGCGCGCGCTCAAGATATTTTAAAAGAGCTTGAGCATTCAGGAAACAAACCGGAAGTGCCGGTGCAGAAACCTCAGGTGAAAGAAGAGCCGGCACAGCTGTCCTTTTTTGACGAAGCGGAAAAGCCGGCTGAAACACCAAAGCTTTCAAAAAAAGAAAAGCAAGTGATCGATGCTTTCAAATCACTTAATATACTGGATATGACACCGCTTGAAGCGATGAATGAAATGTACAAGCTGCAAAAGAAATTACATTAA
- the mutL gene encoding DNA mismatch repair endonuclease (Evidence 1a: Function from experimental evidences in the studied strain; PubMedId: 15375129, 22843852, 26343983, 26384423, 27369079; Product type e: enzyme) gives MAKVIQLSDELSNKIAAGEVVERPASVVKELVENAIDADSTVIEIDIEEAGLASIRVLDNGEGMENEDCKRAFRRHATSKIKDENDLFRVRTLGFRGEALPSIASVSHLEITTSTGEGAGTKLVLQGGNIISESRSSSRKGTEIVVSNLFFNTPARLKYMKTVHTELGNITDVVNRIALAHPEVSIRLRHHGKNLLQTNGNGDVRHVLAAIYGTAVAKKMLPLHVSSLDFEVKGYIALPEITRASRNYMSSVVNGRYIKNFPLVKAVHEGYHTLLPIGRHPITFIEITMDPILVDVNVHPSKLEVRLSKETELHDLIRDGIKDVFKQQQLIPSAQVPKKSAPAIKNEQQFITFDEKPPEKKVPEKSTAPSYSPMKLSSVVKEPVDAEEKLPPLQFDAPPIVDQEQTLEVSDVSAEQPETFEQECHEEQPQPASDRVPIMYPIGQMHGTYILAQNENGLYIIDQHAAQERIKYEYFREKVGEVEPEVQEMIVPLTFHYSTNEALIIEQHKQELESVGVFLESFGSNSYIVRCHPAWFPKGEEAELIEEIIQQVLDSKNIDIKKLREEAAIMMSCKGSIKANRHLRNDEIKALLDDLRSTSDPFTCPHGRPIIIHHSTYEMEKMFKRVM, from the coding sequence GTGGCAAAAGTCATCCAACTGTCAGATGAGCTTTCAAATAAAATAGCGGCGGGCGAGGTTGTGGAACGGCCCGCCTCAGTCGTCAAAGAATTGGTGGAAAATGCGATCGACGCTGACAGCACAGTCATTGAAATCGATATTGAGGAAGCAGGCCTTGCATCCATTCGGGTCTTGGATAACGGCGAAGGAATGGAGAATGAAGATTGCAAGCGAGCTTTCCGGCGCCACGCAACGAGTAAAATAAAAGATGAAAATGATTTATTCAGGGTGAGAACGCTCGGTTTCAGGGGAGAAGCCCTGCCGAGTATCGCGTCAGTCTCTCATCTGGAGATTACAACAAGCACTGGTGAAGGAGCTGGGACGAAGCTCGTCCTCCAAGGAGGAAACATCATTTCCGAATCGCGTTCCTCAAGCAGGAAGGGAACTGAAATTGTCGTTTCCAACCTGTTTTTTAACACACCGGCCCGTTTGAAATATATGAAAACCGTTCATACAGAGCTTGGAAACATTACAGATGTGGTTAACCGTATTGCTCTGGCGCATCCAGAGGTATCGATCCGCCTGCGCCATCATGGGAAAAACCTGCTTCAAACGAACGGAAACGGAGATGTGCGCCATGTACTGGCAGCGATTTACGGCACGGCTGTCGCCAAAAAAATGCTTCCGCTGCATGTGAGCTCCTTGGATTTTGAAGTAAAGGGATATATCGCCCTCCCAGAGATTACACGGGCGTCGAGAAACTATATGTCGTCTGTGGTCAATGGCCGTTACATTAAAAATTTCCCGCTCGTCAAAGCGGTTCATGAAGGCTATCATACGCTTCTGCCGATCGGACGCCATCCGATTACTTTTATAGAAATTACGATGGACCCGATTTTAGTCGATGTCAACGTGCATCCATCGAAGCTTGAGGTCCGGCTCAGCAAGGAAACAGAGCTTCATGACTTAATACGTGACGGAATTAAAGATGTGTTTAAACAGCAGCAGCTGATTCCTAGTGCCCAGGTCCCGAAAAAATCAGCACCTGCCATCAAAAATGAGCAGCAGTTTATAACCTTTGATGAAAAGCCTCCGGAAAAAAAAGTTCCGGAAAAATCGACTGCGCCATCTTATTCACCGATGAAGCTCAGCTCAGTCGTAAAAGAGCCGGTTGATGCGGAGGAAAAATTGCCCCCTCTCCAATTTGATGCTCCTCCTATCGTTGATCAGGAACAAACCCTTGAGGTGTCCGATGTTTCAGCAGAACAGCCTGAAACATTTGAGCAGGAATGCCATGAGGAACAGCCGCAGCCAGCGTCTGATCGGGTTCCAATTATGTACCCGATTGGCCAGATGCACGGGACTTATATATTGGCACAAAACGAAAACGGCCTATATATTATCGACCAGCACGCCGCCCAAGAACGTATTAAATATGAGTACTTCCGTGAAAAGGTGGGGGAGGTTGAGCCTGAGGTGCAGGAGATGATTGTACCGCTGACGTTCCACTACTCCACAAATGAGGCTTTGATTATTGAACAGCACAAACAAGAGCTCGAAAGCGTCGGTGTCTTTTTAGAGTCATTCGGCTCTAACAGTTACATCGTCCGCTGCCACCCAGCCTGGTTTCCAAAGGGAGAAGAAGCAGAGCTTATAGAAGAAATCATTCAGCAGGTGCTCGACTCCAAAAATATAGATATTAAAAAACTTCGCGAGGAAGCGGCGATTATGATGAGCTGCAAAGGCTCCATCAAAGCAAATCGCCACCTCAGAAACGACGAAATCAAAGCGCTTCTGGACGACCTCCGAAGCACATCAGACCCATTTACATGCCCGCACGGCCGCCCGATCATCATTCACCACTCGACATATGAGATGGAAAAGATGTTCAAACGCGTGATGTAG
- the ymzD gene encoding putative integral inner membrane protein (Evidence 3: Putative function from multiple computational evidences; PubMedId: 15849754, 16850406; Product type m: membrane component), with amino-acid sequence MNQKEQNEHSKDFNLRSKLIGIVSITFIAAIALAVIFGGFFFGMKGLFSILGITYASNQTLALFILACFAVGLIIDPLTKIISIILAKSLSLKKTALFAFILYFISNLITICFADYFMQSIYIPDVLLVVISAFMAIIELAFDNQPNREAA; translated from the coding sequence ATGAACCAAAAAGAACAGAACGAGCACTCTAAAGATTTTAACCTGAGATCAAAATTAATCGGAATTGTATCTATTACTTTTATCGCGGCCATCGCGCTTGCAGTCATCTTCGGCGGCTTTTTCTTCGGGATGAAAGGCTTATTCTCCATACTTGGCATCACATACGCTTCCAATCAAACATTAGCTTTATTTATTTTAGCCTGCTTTGCTGTAGGTTTAATCATAGACCCACTCACAAAGATTATCTCTATCATTTTGGCAAAATCACTTTCATTGAAAAAGACTGCACTTTTTGCTTTTATACTGTATTTTATCAGCAATCTTATAACGATCTGTTTTGCAGATTACTTTATGCAGTCTATTTATATTCCAGATGTCTTGCTTGTTGTGATATCAGCTTTCATGGCTATCATTGAACTTGCTTTTGATAACCAGCCTAATAGAGAAGCAGCTTAA